The following proteins are encoded in a genomic region of Lactiplantibacillus plantarum:
- a CDS encoding anthranilate synthase component I family protein yields MNPTLPTLIPYQDRYPYVPVMVKRPLATFDPIAVAKIVHQMGNGFALTIDRHQRYSYFSFKPQRSLTGRQLAKHKRPANETLQAILNQYRTPRIQGLPPFTGGLIGYFGYEYVQQFVPKLHLKSPATADLDDLGLFLVTSVLVYDHRHHELGLTQLIPTADLAATYAVTQTALTQQLAAIIEQLQQSIALPPFDLQQPLHMQLDQATYARQVDRIRQHIYAGDIFQMIYANPCLGTMSGSLLAVYQQLQKTAAPYTCYFKQANFEMTVASPETLVTKDGEQIATYPLAGTRRRGRTPAEDQQLAHELQTSPKEIAEHNMLVDLGRNDLGQVAKFKSVRVTNLRRLIRYSQVMHLGSRVAAEVAPTTTALQVLAATFPAGTLAGAPKIEAMTLINHYEQVPRGVYGGCFGYLDCNGNLDMAIGIRLAYRMNERLVIPAGAGIVADSIGAQEFKECQNKQRVIVNAVQDAKGRVKDGIIN; encoded by the coding sequence ATGAATCCAACATTACCAACCTTGATTCCTTATCAGGATCGTTATCCCTACGTACCAGTGATGGTCAAACGACCACTCGCCACATTTGACCCCATTGCGGTTGCTAAAATTGTCCACCAGATGGGGAACGGTTTCGCGCTGACGATTGATCGGCACCAACGATATAGCTATTTTAGTTTTAAACCACAGCGAAGTCTCACGGGCCGGCAACTAGCCAAGCACAAACGACCAGCTAATGAGACACTCCAAGCCATTCTAAACCAATATCGAACACCACGAATTCAAGGATTACCACCATTTACGGGGGGCTTGATAGGGTACTTCGGCTATGAGTATGTTCAACAATTTGTACCCAAGTTGCATTTGAAATCACCAGCAACCGCAGATCTCGATGACTTAGGTTTATTCTTAGTTACGAGTGTGCTCGTCTATGATCATCGACATCATGAGCTTGGGTTGACACAGCTGATTCCAACTGCGGATTTAGCGGCAACTTACGCCGTGACTCAAACGGCTCTAACGCAACAGTTAGCCGCCATTATTGAACAATTGCAGCAATCAATAGCTTTGCCACCATTTGACTTGCAGCAACCATTACACATGCAACTGGACCAAGCGACCTATGCGCGTCAGGTTGACCGAATTCGCCAACACATCTACGCTGGTGATATTTTCCAAATGATATATGCTAATCCATGTTTGGGGACCATGAGCGGGTCATTGCTGGCAGTTTATCAGCAACTTCAAAAAACAGCGGCCCCGTATACCTGTTATTTTAAACAGGCTAATTTCGAAATGACGGTGGCCTCACCAGAAACGTTAGTGACGAAGGATGGGGAACAAATCGCGACGTATCCATTGGCCGGGACGAGACGCCGTGGTCGAACACCTGCCGAGGATCAGCAGTTGGCTCATGAATTACAAACCAGCCCTAAAGAGATTGCCGAGCACAATATGTTAGTTGATTTGGGACGTAACGATTTAGGACAAGTTGCAAAGTTTAAAAGTGTCCGGGTGACTAATTTACGGCGATTAATTCGTTATTCGCAAGTCATGCACTTAGGGTCTCGGGTGGCCGCAGAAGTGGCGCCGACTACTACAGCACTCCAAGTGCTTGCCGCTACTTTTCCAGCTGGGACGTTAGCTGGCGCGCCTAAGATTGAAGCAATGACCCTGATTAATCATTATGAGCAGGTGCCGCGGGGTGTTTATGGTGGTTGTTTTGGTTACTTGGATTGTAACGGTAATTTGGACATGGCGATTGGCATCCGGCTGGCCTACCGGATGAATGAACGGTTAGTGATTCCAGCGGGTGCGGGCATTGTTGCTGACAGTATCGGCGCTCAAGAATTTAAGGAGTGCCAGAATAAACAACGAGTGATCGTTAATGCAGTACAAGACGCGAAAGGACGAGTTAAAGATGGAATTATTAATTGA
- a CDS encoding mucin-binding protein, whose amino-acid sequence MRNRLNRLGLESKSHYKLYKSGRRWVAASITVFSVGIGLTFSQVEQVKAATGTGVDTADNSASVSSDMAEPSNAVVLKSASTATATKTATQDAKAATDVTAATQDTKATTDSTGATSASSNRQSTAATKPAAEVGTASSSADSSASISSTDGASASAPSVTSKSTNTEATSASATKTATTSADTDVLNTETTSSSVANDLTDATTASQTRTETGKTASIPTAEAPTITTAVTSRALPLTGALASRSANTPVTKSAVQAVSAITSEAETKPTVSLVTTGTVSMDYGEASLADLESHISSPDETPANDVAYYIQDAAGNYLEDVNGNKVNLLYALFLDSADVNDYVDVVYTDEHGQVTKYSGDTDFSTLDQIGSYSVTINAAGKAGMSRVMQDYNAYDTSTSDLDDFVPTFSTGASDYTFTINIVPVKITATTGKNGLIILRPSQLYTGSLTMLPVVTVKNATKQNILQISNGEIGDAKPGVAGKVGQRVLTLADFTYTYQGTETNLTGADTGKYAITLNDAGRKAVQAALGSNYILDDAAVFTTTGAVQAAGLELKIASGTVTYNGKPQGTSVTTGTVYDHFDFTTTTDTNVGTYDDLTYALADPTQAAILAKNYTVTTTDGTLVITPADLTVTVKDDNAVYDGRSHGTTATVTSGTNYDQLVFTAVAADGSGATTYTTVGTYAMTGTTAADTSNYKISYVNGTLTIDPAKATITIPNKIYWSDGTQKNLAAVVTGTVNGETLKYRVTNGMSAVGTKTITATPDADDSVNKNYTISVIPGTLTIGDIAVKYLYEHVDANGETQVDASETGTATHATDATATDYLTYTTAAKPKTGYVLAPNTGLAYNGTLTDQGGTVTYRYLAKTETAIVTYFDQTDNKVIKTEPLQGAYGTTDAYRTADTIAAYENAGYDLVDDDYPTAGGVYDQDGIVQKYQVTLVHKFVTRTPDNPGTPGEPIDPDNPNGPTYPVGTDFEDLTEQVSRTIQYLYKDGRTAKPDNVQAVNFGRNVTVDEVNGTVVYTDWLTDDGAVTGRFEAVDSPLITGYTADSTSIAGNPAVVWQDDDTTIPVTYTVNKEYATVTYFDQTDNKVIKTEPLQGAYGTTDAYRTADTIAAYENAGYQLYRDDYPTAGVVYDQDGSVQKYQVTLVHKFVTRTPDNPGTPGEPIDPDNPNGPTYPVGTDFEDLTEQVSQTIQYLYKDGRTAKPNNVQAVNFSRNVTVDEVNGTVVYTDWLTDDGTMTGRFEAVDSPSITGYTADPTSVAGRDTVSGTDLSPDVQVYYQANPEKATVTYEDMTTGAVLTTDPITGDYQTVSNYRTADRIAQYLNMGYELVSDDYPTSGAVFDKDGSTQAYTVKLQHKLLPLTPENPGTPGEPIDPDNPNGPTYPAGTAVQDLIKQVDQTIHYQYQDKSTAADANTQTITFKRSVTVDEVNNKLTYTDWLTGTATTGRYMPVDSPEIKGYVADSTRIAGNDEVHNADADTNIVVTYQAKPENATVTYVDVTTGKTLAIKSLTGDYQTTSSYRTAETIASYVKNGYQLVRDNYPTSGAVFDVDNFAKTYTVTLKHKLATVTPENPGTPGQPIDPDNPDGPKYPVGTTAQDLTKQVSQTIKYRYQNGASAGTDNVQLITFNRDATIDEVDPTAVYTDWLNGTSASGRYTTVMSPVITGYTADKTQVAGRDSVANTDSDTQVVVTYAAKPEKATVTYVDVTAGKTLATANLTGDYRTQSNYRTAETIAGYVKNGYELVRDNYPVSGMLFDVDDFAKTYTVTLKHKLVTVTPGNPGTPGQPIDPDNPDGPKYPVGTTAQDLTKQVSQTIKYRYQNGASAGTDSVQLITFNRDATIDEVEPTVVYTDWLDGTSATGRYTTVTSPVIIGYTADRARVTGNDAVTSAAQPTNIIVTYALNAEKATVTYVDVTTDKTLATVSLTGDYQTSSDYRTANTIADYSNQGYVLVRDSYPVSGAIFNDDGVVHSYLVQLAHVTTATTETKTITQTVHYQSTTGTQLHDDTVRAMTFTRTKRVDQVTGDVTYSNWSTNQADHTFERVAAFSIPGYHAVVTGTQAVMVTPASVDDVQTIRYVTDRLSTGETPKTPVKTVTVNKSDKIKTTDTPDKVATVKTPDKAQTVATTTAKQASVKRSVDLKQAQAVEQPAQTRPANVKTVKLAKTTKSVKPTAAHQSATHKQATLPQTNDDRQASVAAELLGLTAATLLVGVSAILKKRHN is encoded by the coding sequence ATGCGGAATCGTTTAAATAGGTTGGGATTGGAAAGTAAGTCTCATTATAAGCTTTATAAATCGGGGCGGCGCTGGGTGGCTGCTAGTATCACAGTATTTTCAGTTGGCATCGGTTTGACTTTTAGCCAAGTTGAACAAGTGAAAGCCGCAACGGGTACGGGGGTTGACACGGCCGACAATAGCGCTAGCGTTAGTTCCGACATGGCAGAACCGAGCAATGCCGTCGTACTAAAATCAGCTAGTACGGCGACAGCTACTAAGACCGCGACTCAGGATGCAAAAGCTGCTACTGATGTAACGGCCGCGACTCAGGATACTAAAGCGACTACTGATTCAACTGGGGCAACTTCAGCTTCCAGTAATCGCCAGTCGACAGCAGCTACGAAGCCAGCTGCCGAAGTCGGTACTGCTTCAAGTAGCGCTGACTCAAGTGCTAGCATATCAAGTACTGATGGCGCAAGTGCTAGTGCACCAAGTGTCACCAGTAAATCTACTAACACGGAAGCCACATCAGCATCCGCAACTAAAACGGCTACTACGAGTGCTGACACAGATGTGCTAAACACTGAGACGACAAGTTCATCAGTGGCAAATGATCTCACTGATGCTACGACAGCTAGCCAAACGCGTACGGAAACTGGGAAAACAGCCAGCATACCTACTGCTGAAGCACCGACCATTACGACTGCAGTGACAAGTCGGGCACTCCCATTGACGGGTGCGCTAGCGAGCAGGTCAGCAAACACGCCGGTCACTAAGTCTGCAGTACAGGCGGTTTCAGCTATCACCAGTGAAGCTGAAACGAAGCCGACCGTATCGTTAGTAACTACGGGGACCGTGTCGATGGACTATGGCGAGGCGTCGCTGGCGGATCTAGAATCTCATATTAGTTCTCCAGATGAGACGCCGGCTAACGACGTCGCCTACTACATTCAAGATGCAGCGGGCAATTACTTAGAAGATGTAAACGGCAACAAGGTCAATTTGCTATATGCACTTTTTCTGGACTCTGCTGATGTCAATGATTACGTTGATGTTGTGTATACGGATGAACATGGGCAGGTCACGAAATATTCCGGAGATACGGACTTTTCAACGCTCGACCAAATTGGTAGTTACTCAGTGACGATCAATGCAGCGGGTAAAGCTGGGATGAGCCGGGTTATGCAAGACTATAATGCTTACGATACCTCGACCAGTGATTTGGATGACTTTGTCCCAACCTTTTCGACTGGGGCCTCCGATTATACCTTTACAATTAACATTGTCCCTGTAAAAATCACAGCCACCACTGGTAAGAATGGGCTAATTATACTTCGGCCTTCACAGTTGTATACGGGATCATTGACAATGTTGCCGGTAGTCACCGTTAAAAATGCAACAAAGCAAAATATCCTTCAAATTAGTAACGGCGAAATCGGCGATGCTAAACCAGGCGTAGCCGGCAAGGTCGGTCAACGTGTTTTAACGTTGGCAGATTTTACTTATACGTATCAAGGCACCGAAACTAACTTGACCGGTGCGGACACTGGCAAATATGCAATCACCCTTAATGACGCTGGTCGGAAGGCAGTTCAAGCTGCGCTGGGGTCGAATTATATTCTGGATGATGCGGCCGTTTTCACCACGACTGGTGCGGTGCAGGCTGCTGGTCTCGAGTTAAAGATAGCTAGTGGTACAGTGACCTATAATGGCAAGCCTCAGGGGACATCCGTAACGACTGGAACCGTGTATGATCATTTTGACTTTACCACGACGACTGACACGAACGTCGGTACCTATGACGACCTGACATACGCGTTAGCGGATCCCACGCAAGCGGCGATTTTGGCTAAAAACTATACCGTTACCACGACGGATGGGACGTTGGTGATCACGCCAGCAGATCTGACAGTCACGGTCAAGGATGATAATGCAGTTTATGACGGCCGATCACATGGCACGACTGCCACTGTTACTAGCGGGACCAATTATGATCAGTTAGTATTTACCGCAGTTGCAGCAGATGGCAGTGGTGCGACGACTTATACTACGGTCGGCACTTATGCAATGACTGGGACTACGGCAGCCGATACCAGTAATTATAAAATTTCGTATGTCAATGGAACGCTGACAATTGATCCAGCCAAAGCAACAATTACGATTCCCAACAAGATTTATTGGTCGGATGGGACGCAAAAGAATTTGGCGGCGGTGGTTACTGGGACAGTTAATGGTGAGACCTTAAAGTATCGTGTGACCAACGGCATGAGTGCGGTTGGAACTAAGACAATTACGGCCACTCCTGATGCTGATGATTCGGTGAATAAAAACTATACCATTTCAGTCATTCCTGGCACCTTGACAATTGGTGATATTGCGGTTAAGTACCTCTACGAACATGTAGATGCTAATGGTGAGACTCAGGTAGATGCTTCGGAAACTGGTACGGCGACACATGCTACGGACGCAACGGCCACGGACTATTTGACCTACACGACGGCAGCCAAACCCAAGACGGGCTATGTGTTAGCACCCAATACTGGACTAGCCTATAATGGCACGTTAACTGATCAGGGCGGTACCGTGACGTATCGTTATTTGGCCAAGACTGAAACGGCGATCGTAACGTATTTTGACCAAACTGATAACAAGGTTATTAAGACGGAACCCTTACAAGGAGCGTACGGGACAACGGATGCGTATCGGACGGCTGATACGATTGCCGCGTATGAGAATGCGGGCTACGACCTGGTCGATGATGACTATCCAACAGCCGGGGGAGTCTATGACCAGGACGGCATTGTTCAAAAGTACCAGGTTACACTTGTTCATAAATTTGTAACACGCACGCCAGATAATCCGGGTACGCCAGGCGAGCCGATCGACCCCGATAATCCAAACGGACCCACATATCCAGTGGGGACTGACTTTGAGGATTTAACTGAGCAAGTCAGTCGAACGATTCAGTATTTATACAAGGATGGTCGCACTGCTAAACCGGACAATGTTCAAGCGGTTAATTTTGGTCGTAACGTCACGGTGGATGAAGTTAATGGCACAGTCGTCTACACAGATTGGTTGACTGATGATGGGGCCGTGACTGGTCGTTTTGAGGCTGTTGATTCACCTTTGATTACTGGTTATACGGCTGATTCAACCAGTATTGCCGGCAATCCCGCCGTTGTATGGCAGGATGATGACACGACGATTCCTGTGACGTATACCGTGAACAAAGAGTATGCGACGGTCACGTATTTTGACCAAACTGATAACAAGGTCATTAAGACGGAACCCTTACAAGGAGCGTACGGGACAACGGATGCGTATCGGACAGCTGATACGATTGCCGCATATGAGAATGCGGGCTATCAATTGTACCGTGATGACTATCCAACAGCCGGGGTAGTCTATGACCAAGACGGCAGTGTTCAAAAGTACCAGGTTACACTTGTTCATAAATTTGTAACACGCACGCCAGATAATCCGGGTACGCCAGGCGAGCCGATCGACCCCGATAATCCAAACGGACCCACATATCCAGTGGGGACTGACTTTGAGGATTTAACTGAGCAAGTCAGTCAAACCATTCAGTATTTATACAAGGATGGTCGCACTGCTAAACCGAACAATGTTCAAGCGGTTAATTTTAGTCGTAACGTCACGGTGGATGAAGTTAATGGCACAGTCGTCTACACGGATTGGTTGACTGATGATGGGACCATGACTGGTCGTTTTGAGGCTGTTGATTCACCTTCGATTACTGGTTATACGGCTGACCCAACCAGTGTTGCGGGTCGTGATACGGTGAGTGGGACGGATCTCAGTCCAGATGTACAAGTTTATTATCAGGCTAATCCTGAAAAAGCCACGGTGACCTATGAAGATATGACAACGGGAGCGGTGCTGACGACAGATCCGATAACTGGTGATTATCAGACCGTCTCGAATTATCGGACAGCAGATCGAATCGCTCAGTACCTTAATATGGGCTATGAACTGGTCAGTGATGATTATCCAACATCCGGTGCTGTGTTTGATAAAGACGGAAGTACTCAGGCTTATACTGTCAAATTGCAACATAAACTCCTGCCGCTCACCCCAGAGAACCCGGGTACGCCAGGCGAGCCGATCGACCCTGATAATCCAAACGGACCCACATATCCAGCGGGTACGGCTGTGCAAGACTTGATTAAGCAAGTTGATCAAACCATTCACTATCAGTATCAGGATAAAAGTACTGCTGCCGACGCTAATACGCAAACAATCACTTTCAAGCGCAGCGTGACGGTCGATGAGGTTAACAATAAGCTAACTTATACCGATTGGTTGACTGGTACGGCAACGACTGGTCGTTACATGCCAGTCGATTCACCGGAAATTAAAGGCTATGTTGCTGATTCAACGCGTATTGCGGGTAATGACGAGGTGCACAATGCGGATGCTGACACGAACATCGTGGTCACGTATCAGGCTAAGCCAGAGAACGCCACGGTCACGTATGTAGACGTCACTACGGGTAAAACGCTCGCTATAAAAAGCTTGACTGGTGACTATCAGACTACGTCCAGTTACCGGACGGCTGAAACGATTGCGAGCTATGTCAAGAATGGCTATCAACTCGTACGTGATAACTATCCCACTTCAGGGGCGGTGTTCGACGTCGATAATTTTGCCAAAACTTATACCGTGACACTGAAGCATAAGTTAGCCACGGTTACACCAGAGAATCCGGGTACGCCGGGCCAACCAATTGATCCAGACAATCCAGACGGACCGAAATATCCAGTAGGAACGACCGCTCAAGATCTGACGAAACAAGTCAGTCAAACGATTAAGTATCGGTATCAAAATGGCGCTTCGGCTGGCACTGATAACGTTCAACTAATAACGTTTAATCGGGATGCCACGATTGATGAAGTTGATCCTACCGCAGTTTATACTGATTGGTTGAATGGCACTTCAGCTAGCGGTCGTTATACCACCGTGATGTCACCCGTCATTACTGGCTATACGGCTGATAAAACACAGGTTGCTGGTCGTGATTCAGTTGCTAATACAGATTCAGACACACAGGTGGTCGTCACCTATGCGGCCAAACCTGAAAAAGCAACGGTCACTTATGTGGATGTCACGGCGGGTAAAACGCTCGCTACGGCCAATTTGACTGGTGACTATCGGACACAATCCAATTATCGGACCGCTGAAACCATTGCAGGTTATGTTAAAAACGGTTATGAACTGGTACGTGATAATTATCCCGTATCGGGGATGCTGTTCGATGTCGATGATTTTGCTAAAACTTATACCGTGACACTGAAGCATAAGTTAGTCACGGTTACACCAGGTAATCCGGGTACGCCGGGCCAACCAATTGATCCAGACAATCCAGACGGACCGAAGTATCCAGTAGGAACGACCGCCCAAGATCTGACGAAACAAGTCAGTCAAACGATTAAGTATCGGTATCAAAATGGGGCTTCGGCTGGCACTGACAGCGTTCAACTGATTACGTTTAATCGGGATGCCACGATTGATGAAGTTGAGCCTACCGTAGTTTATACTGATTGGCTGGATGGGACTTCAGCTACTGGTCGTTATACCACCGTGACGTCACCCGTTATTATTGGCTATACGGCTGACCGGGCGCGGGTCACGGGAAACGATGCAGTAACTAGTGCGGCGCAACCGACCAACATTATTGTGACGTATGCGCTTAACGCAGAAAAGGCGACGGTCACCTATGTTGATGTCACCACGGATAAAACGCTCGCGACCGTCAGTTTGACTGGCGATTATCAGACATCATCCGATTACCGCACGGCTAACACAATTGCTGATTACAGTAATCAGGGCTACGTGCTTGTCCGCGATAGCTATCCAGTTTCAGGAGCTATTTTCAATGATGATGGTGTTGTTCACAGCTATCTGGTTCAGCTTGCACATGTGACAACTGCGACAACCGAGACCAAGACGATCACGCAAACCGTACATTATCAGAGTACGACTGGCACGCAGTTGCACGATGATACGGTCAGAGCGATGACATTCACTCGTACTAAACGGGTTGATCAGGTCACCGGGGACGTAACGTATAGCAATTGGTCGACTAATCAGGCGGATCACACTTTTGAGCGCGTCGCGGCGTTCAGTATTCCGGGCTATCATGCGGTGGTAACGGGTACTCAGGCAGTCATGGTTACGCCAGCTAGCGTGGATGATGTTCAAACGATTCGTTACGTTACCGATAGGCTTTCAACCGGTGAGACACCAAAAACACCAGTGAAGACGGTGACAGTTAATAAGTCGGATAAAATTAAGACGACTGACACGCCAGATAAAGTCGCAACGGTCAAGACGCCGGATAAGGCTCAGACCGTCGCAACAACAACTGCTAAACAAGCTAGCGTCAAGCGGTCAGTGGATCTCAAACAAGCACAGGCTGTTGAACAGCCTGCTCAGACACGACCAGCCAATGTAAAAACGGTTAAACTGGCGAAGACGACTAAATCCGTTAAGCCAACCGCGGCTCATCAATCAGCCACCCACAAACAAGCGACTTTACCGCAAACCAATGATGATCGGCAAGCTAGTGTTGCGGCGGAACTACTTGGTTTGACTGCAGCAACCTTACTAGTTGGTGTGAGTGCAATTTTGAAGAAACGTCATAATTAG
- the trpD gene encoding anthranilate phosphoribosyltransferase, with product MIETAIAQLTNQENLDFTMSQQVITEIMKGQATDAQIGSFLTALAIKKATIDEIAGAATAMRSQALPFKVKRPTLEIVGTGGDRSNSFNISTTTALVVAAAGVPVTKHGNRAASSKSGAADVLEALGIKIDLTPAQSLALLERTNFAFMYAREYHQAMRFVAPARQQIKIPTIFNILGPLANPAHAEMQLLGVYRQALMAPLAEVLTRLGVKHAMVVHSRDGLDEISAAAPTDVIVINHGQQVTRTLTPEQFGLTRCDHAALIGGSAQVNAAITRAVLAGEPGAPRDVVLMNAAAALHIAKPQLDLAAAFELAQQTIDQGAAAAKLAQLIQSSQAVMAS from the coding sequence ATGATTGAAACAGCGATTGCACAACTCACTAACCAAGAAAATCTAGACTTTACAATGAGCCAACAAGTCATTACGGAAATTATGAAAGGTCAGGCCACCGACGCACAGATTGGGAGCTTTTTGACCGCCTTAGCCATCAAAAAGGCAACTATCGATGAAATTGCTGGTGCAGCAACTGCGATGCGTTCCCAGGCGTTACCTTTTAAAGTTAAACGGCCCACGCTAGAAATCGTTGGGACGGGCGGTGACCGGTCGAATTCGTTTAATATTTCGACGACCACTGCGCTAGTGGTCGCCGCTGCGGGTGTACCAGTGACCAAGCACGGCAATCGTGCGGCGTCGTCCAAGAGTGGTGCGGCGGATGTTTTAGAAGCACTCGGTATCAAAATCGATCTAACACCTGCTCAGAGTCTAGCATTGCTAGAGCGGACCAATTTTGCCTTTATGTATGCGCGCGAATATCATCAGGCGATGCGATTCGTCGCCCCGGCCCGGCAACAAATCAAGATTCCAACCATTTTTAATATACTGGGTCCCTTAGCCAATCCAGCTCATGCTGAGATGCAACTACTAGGGGTATATCGGCAAGCTTTGATGGCCCCATTAGCCGAAGTGTTGACGCGTTTAGGTGTTAAACATGCCATGGTCGTGCATAGCCGGGACGGCTTAGATGAAATTTCAGCGGCAGCCCCTACGGATGTGATCGTAATTAATCATGGGCAGCAAGTAACGCGAACCCTGACGCCTGAACAGTTTGGACTGACGCGTTGTGACCATGCGGCTCTTATTGGTGGTAGTGCCCAAGTTAATGCCGCCATCACGCGAGCAGTACTCGCTGGAGAACCGGGGGCCCCTCGTGACGTGGTGTTGATGAATGCCGCCGCGGCGTTGCATATTGCCAAGCCACAGTTGGATCTAGCGGCCGCTTTTGAGTTGGCCCAGCAAACAATCGATCAAGGAGCGGCCGCGGCTAAGTTGGCCCAATTAATTCAGAGTAGTCAGGCGGTGATGGCCTCATGA
- a CDS encoding alcohol dehydrogenase, with translation MTTLIDITGQKFGRLTVIRRCGTAKNGNALWLCQCRCGNQTKADSYALRHGRARSCGCLTRESRSQLIRRNPKTAASMGRLSNLKIHDHHTDLPSKIMSKRNKSGVIGVSWDSNTQKWVATFFYKGRYLLHKPFQHFEDAVLARQAMENRYLNNKV, from the coding sequence ATGACTACTTTAATCGATATCACGGGTCAGAAGTTTGGCCGCTTAACAGTCATTAGACGTTGTGGAACTGCCAAAAATGGCAATGCCCTCTGGTTGTGTCAGTGTCGCTGTGGCAATCAGACCAAAGCTGATTCGTACGCGTTGCGGCATGGGCGAGCAAGAAGCTGTGGGTGTTTGACACGAGAAAGTCGGTCGCAGTTAATTCGACGTAATCCCAAAACGGCTGCCAGTATGGGGCGGTTAAGCAATCTGAAAATTCATGATCATCACACTGATTTACCGTCAAAGATTATGTCTAAGCGTAATAAGAGTGGTGTCATCGGTGTCAGCTGGGATAGCAATACTCAGAAATGGGTGGCGACATTTTTCTACAAGGGGCGCTACCTGTTACACAAACCGTTTCAGCACTTTGAGGACGCTGTTCTTGCCCGCCAGGCGATGGAAAACCGTTATTTAAATAACAAAGTGTAA
- a CDS encoding ABC transporter ATP-binding protein: protein MIEIHELTKRYGDKTALNQLTLTIASGQIFGLLGHNGAGKSTTIKNLVSIIKPTSGTVTVDGLDLEQQRQAVKEKISYVPDTPDIFLQLSAMEYWDLIAAAYQQSEEAVQQRRQQLVSLFDMTEHVDEPMASYSHGMRQKAILIGALLPDPDIWILDEPLQGLDPQAAFDLKNLMKAHAAKGKTVIFSTHNLDTAQQLCDRLAILKQGQLIYTGSVEQLLAQHPQQSLEAIYLQMAGRLTDDHLVDALEGEHDA from the coding sequence ATGATTGAAATTCACGAATTAACAAAACGTTATGGGGATAAGACAGCATTGAATCAGCTTACTTTAACCATCGCATCAGGACAAATCTTCGGTTTGCTGGGCCACAATGGGGCGGGTAAATCAACGACGATCAAAAACTTAGTCAGTATCATTAAACCGACGAGTGGCACGGTTACGGTCGATGGCTTAGACCTTGAACAGCAACGACAAGCCGTCAAAGAAAAGATCTCTTACGTACCGGACACACCCGATATTTTTCTTCAACTTTCGGCGATGGAATATTGGGACTTGATAGCTGCCGCTTACCAGCAATCAGAGGAAGCCGTTCAGCAACGGCGACAGCAGCTGGTGTCACTGTTCGATATGACTGAACACGTTGACGAACCCATGGCTAGTTATTCACACGGGATGCGGCAAAAAGCCATTTTGATTGGGGCGTTGCTTCCCGATCCAGATATTTGGATTTTAGACGAGCCGCTGCAAGGGTTAGACCCCCAAGCTGCTTTTGATTTAAAAAATTTGATGAAGGCCCATGCTGCCAAAGGCAAGACGGTCATTTTTTCCACCCACAATCTGGATACGGCGCAGCAGTTATGTGACCGATTAGCAATTTTGAAGCAGGGGCAATTGATTTATACCGGTTCGGTTGAACAATTACTAGCTCAACATCCGCAACAATCACTTGAGGCGATATATTTACAAATGGCCGGGCGGTTGACGGATGATCACCTTGTCGATGCGCTGGAGGGTGAGCATGATGCATAA
- a CDS encoding anthranilate synthase component II — MELLIDNYDSFTYNLYQLIGRLTPDVRVIKNDDLTVAAIKALQPDHIILSPGPGTPAHTGVSPQVVQQLAGQVPILGICMGLEVMVTAFGGSLQGAQHLVHGQATLMHVQPSSLFKDCPMQFMAARYHSLVADAGRLPVNFRIIGTSDDQEIMAVEDVGRQLYGVQFHPESIMTPAAVGEQLIRNFLALKH; from the coding sequence ATGGAATTATTAATTGATAACTATGACAGTTTTACTTATAACTTGTATCAACTAATTGGTCGTCTGACGCCCGATGTACGGGTCATTAAAAATGACGATTTGACGGTTGCTGCAATCAAGGCATTACAACCTGACCATATCATTTTATCACCAGGGCCGGGGACGCCAGCCCACACGGGAGTTAGTCCACAAGTCGTGCAACAATTAGCTGGTCAGGTCCCCATATTGGGGATTTGTATGGGATTAGAAGTGATGGTCACCGCTTTTGGCGGTTCGCTGCAAGGCGCCCAGCATTTAGTTCACGGGCAAGCCACGTTAATGCACGTGCAGCCGTCATCACTATTTAAAGATTGTCCGATGCAGTTCATGGCAGCGCGCTACCACTCGTTGGTAGCTGATGCGGGCCGTTTGCCCGTTAACTTTCGAATCATTGGGACAAGCGATGATCAGGAAATCATGGCAGTGGAAGATGTGGGCCGTCAGCTGTACGGCGTTCAATTTCATCCAGAATCAATCATGACGCCAGCCGCCGTTGGTGAGCAACTGATCCGTAATTTTTTAGCACTTAAACATTAA